In Trichoderma asperellum chromosome 1, complete sequence, a single window of DNA contains:
- a CDS encoding uncharacterized protein (BUSCO:EOG092D4JU7), which yields MSSMFKKKGGLAFKPRIPSARPRPAIPAADVETEKEVIEPESVSIAVVESPSLDARESSNNAISTSESENITSPESSDAARASSIITSEPSTQDVSSLKPQEDVQLPEAQQPSVPQGSNISSSTTVEAATTDAQHLEPPKANKPREPPPIVEDHNIAPELRDPPRPTQDIQDTTPETSAGTDASQTSPLVAQEVTPASSTAPKPRTRRKAPASAAEGADGDVDAEARPKKRQRKASENESGTAAAKPRQRKASTQDGTTTPRTRARRARSVTPEDAETQVVDLQNLKMTDLTKDLHIGKKFSRHDELRERERQARVRSKVKKMMGDTSRDGSEAPEVPGDPAIKSKSATPTAASSPAPASGPQFRIVDGQIIIDQSSLVMDRHARAAAARGDMETVEENDFTRLITSSSFMNTSKLKGPNIWTEEETELFYRGLRMFGTEFEMISRMFPNKQRRHVKLKYNREERHCPHLLNAALIGEKTVRIDIDEYKAFTGIEFESVESIEAEQRKIQDDFEAEQKRVADEQAEIMRKKREELFADEDASGKKKKKGKKGKQAIQYGLNGEPIISAEA from the coding sequence ATGAGTTCCAtgttcaagaagaagggcggcCTTGCCTTCAAACCAAGAATCCCATCTGCACGACCACGCCCCGCGATCCCCGCCGCAGATGTTGAAACCGAGAAAGAGGTCATCGAACCGGAATCTGTATCTATCGCAGTAGTTGAAAGCCCAAGCCTCGACGCCCGAGAGAGTTCAAATAACGCCATCAGCACAAGCGAATCGGAAAACATCACCTCGCCAGAATCTTCTGATGCTGCGAGAGCCAGCTCCATTATCACATCTGAGCCGTCGACTCAGGATGTCTCTAGCCTTAAGCCTCAAGAGGACGTCCAGCTGCCCGAAGCACAACAACCAAGCGTTCCGCAAGGGTCAAATATCTCTTCCAGCACAACAGTAGAAGCTGCGACAACAGATGCGCAGCACTTAGAGCCGCCGAAGGCAAATAAACCAAGAGAGCCGCCGCCCATTGTTGAAGATCACAACATTGCGCCGGAACTAAGAGATCCACCACGTCCAACACAAGATATCCAGGACACTACGCCCGAAACATCGGCAGGTACAGATGCATCACAAACTTCACCACTTGTCGCTCAGGAAGTCACACCAGCATCTTCCACGGCGCCGAAACCAAGAACTAGAAGGAAAGCACCCGCCTCAGCAGCGGAGGGTGCTGATGGGGACGTGGACGCCGAGGCACGGCCAAAAAAGCGTCAGCGCAAGGCATCAGAAAACGAGAGTGGcaccgccgctgccaagcCTAGGCAGCGCAAGGCGTCTACTCAGGATGGGACAACAACACCCCGAACTAGAGCGAGGAGAGCTCGCTCAGTAACACCAGAGGACGCGGAAACACAGGTGGTGGATCTGCAGAACCTAAAAATGACAGACTTGACAAAAGATTTACATATTGGCAAAAAGTTCAGCCGCCACGACGAACTACGAGAGCGAGAACGACAAGCGAGAGTAAGATCTAAAgtcaagaagatgatgggcgACACCAGCCGTGATGGGTCAGAAGCCCCAGAAGTACCAGGAGACCCGGCAATCAAGAGCAAAAGCGCTACACCAACCGCCGCGTCTTCACCAGCACCTGCCTCTGGTCCCCAGTTCCGAATCGTCGATGGACAGATCATTATCGATCAAAGTTCATTGGTCATGGATCGACATGCTCGtgccgcagcagcacgaGGTGACATGGAGACGGTGGAAGAAAACGATTTCACTAGGCTCATCACCAGTAGTTCGTTTATGAACACTTCAAAATTAAAGGGGCCAAACATTTGGaccgaagaagaaacagagcTCTTCTACCGAGGCCTTCGCATGTTTGGAACAGAATTCGAGATGATCTCCCGGATGTTCCCCAACAAGCAGCGCCGACacgtaaagttaaaatacaACCGCGAAGAGCGCCACTGCCCCCATCTCCTCAACGCCGCGCTCATAGGCGAAAAGACGGTCCGGATCGACATTGACGAGTACAAGGCCTTTACGGGCATTGAGTTCGAATCCGTCGAGTCCATCGAGGCTGAGCAGCGCAAGATCCAAGATGACTTCGAGGCCGAGCAGAAGCGCGTCGCCGACGAACAGGCCGAAATCATGCGCAAGAAGCGCGAGGAGCTGTTCGCGGACGAAGACGCCtcggggaagaagaagaagaagggcaagaagggGAAGCAGGCTATACAGTATGGGCTAAACGGCGAACCAATCATTTCTGCGGAAGCTTGA